The Corynebacterium occultum sequence AGGACCCGGGGTGTGCCTCGGCACACCCCGGGCCGAACAGGGTTTTCAGCAGCCACGCCCACCTTTTCAGGTGTGCTCAGGATGGCCTTGGAGATCCTTAGAGCTTGGAGGCGACCAGTTCGGTCAGGCGCAGCAGCTGGCAGGTGTAGCCCCACTCGTTGTCGTACCAGGCGACGACCTTGACGGTGTTGCCGGAGACCTTGGTCAGGCCGGAGTCGAAGATGGAACCGTGCGGGTCGGTGATGATGTCAGTGGAGACCAGCGGCTCTTCGGTGTAGGCCAGGGTCTCGCCGAACTCACCGGTGGCGGCTTCCTTGATGGCGGCGTTGACAGCTTCGACGGAGACCTCGGAGTTAGTGGTGAAGGTCAGGTCGGTGGCGGAACCGGTGATGACCGGAACACGCAGAGCGTAGCCGTCCAGCTTGCCCTTGAGCTCCGGCAGAACCAGGGCAACAGCCTTGGCGGCACCGGTGGAGGTCGGGACAATGTTCTGGGCAGCAGCGCGGGCGCGACGCAGATCCTTGTGCGGGGCATCGTGCAGACGCTGGTCACCGGTGTAGGCGTGGATGGTGGTCATCAGGCCGTTCACGATGCCGAACTTGTCGTTGAGGACCTTGGCCACCGGTGCCAGGCAGTTGGTGGTGCAGGATGCGGCGGAAATGACGTTGTGGTTCGCCGGATCGTAGTCCTGGTGGTTGACGCCATAAACGAAGGTGGCATCCTCGTTCTTCGCCGGAGCGGAGATGATGACCTTCTTGGCGCCGGCCTCGATGTGGGCCTTGGCTGCCTCCCCATCGGTGAAGAAGCCGGTGGACTCAATGACGATGTCAACGTTGTGGGCGGCCCAGTCCAGGTTCTTCGGGTCACGCTCGGCGGAGACCGCGATGCGCTTGCCACCGACGGTGATGGACTCATCGTCGAATTCGACCGCCTGGTCCAGACGTCCGAGGATGGAGTCGAACTGCAGCAGGGTGCGCAGGGTCTTGTTATCGGTCAGGTCGTTGACTGCGACAACCTCAAGATCCTCGCTGCGCTGAAGGGCTGCACGGAGGAAGTTGCGTCCGATGCGGCCGAAGCCGTTGATTCCTACGCGAATGGTCACGATATTCTCCTCATTGTTGGGATTGCGTCCGCTTGTGAGGGAATTTCCGTTTTCCGGGGCTCCCCCTCACTCGCCATCAGTGCCGAGTCTAGCGAGGACCTCCGATGCCCGCAGTGGGAAAACTAAAGCCGCATTTTCACCCCCGAAAGCATTGCGACTAGCACACTTCCAGAAGTTCAGCGGGACACTTTCGGCCTTTTCCCACTTTTCGGGGCCAGAATTCAGAGTCGAACTCCCTCACCCACCCCCAAAAGTAGGAAGGTATGATCAAGGGGGTGAATTGGAGCGGCCCCGCCCGACCCCTCACCCAAAGGTTCAATGTGGCCATCTTCACACCCTGGGCGGACATTGTTCGGCAGGAAAACAACCACCCCCCACCCCCCCATTTGGCGATAAATCGCCCCCGAAGCACAGGGTCCAGGGGTACAGCGTGCCCCCACCCCAGCGCAGGATGGGGCTTAAGCCTGGTCCAGGAGATCCTCGGTGACAGCCTTGGAGGTATCGGGAATATCCAGTTCCTCAGCGCGCTTATCCGCCATGGACAGCAGGCGCCGGATACGGCCCGCCACGGCATCCTTGGTCATCTGTGGATCCGCGAGACGGCCCAGCTCCTCCAGGGATGCCTGACGGTGCTGCACCCGCAGCTGACCCGCCTCCGCCAGGTGTTCCGGCACATCATCACCGAGGATGCTCATGGCACGTTCCACCCGGGCTGCGGCGGCCACCGCGGCCCGGGCGGAGCGCCGCAGGTTGGCGTCATCGAAGTTGGCGAGCCGGTTAGCGGTGGCGCGCACCTCACGGTGCAGCCGCTTCTCCTCCCATTCCAGGCGCACCTGCTGGGCCCCCATCCGGGTCAACAAGGCACCGATGGCATCCCCATCACGGATGACCACCCGATCAGAGCCGCGGGTCTCCTTGGTTTTGGCGGCGATCCCCAGGCGGCGGGCGCAGCCGACCAACGCCAGGGCGGCCTCCTGACAGGGGCAGGCAACCTCCAGGGTGGAGGAACGGCCCGGTTCACTCAGTGAGCCATGTGCCAGGAAGGCACCCCGCCAGGCTGCCTCATTATCGGAGACAGATCCGGAAATCACCTGGGGTGGCAATCCGAGCACGGGATGTCCGGAGCGGGTGACCAGACCGACGCGGCGGACCAGATCATCCGCACCTTCGGTGACCCGCAGGACATAGCGGGTGGTCTTGCGCACCCCACCCGGGGAAATGGTGTGGAGGTGGACGTTGACCTCATAGAGTTCCCGCAGGGCGCTGGCCAGTCGTTCTGCCACCAGCTGGGAATCCAGTTCAGCCTCCACGACGAGGTGTCCGTTGATGATGTGGAGTCCGCCGGAGAAGCGCAGCAGGGCTGCCACTTCAGCAGCTCGCGCGGAGTGCCGGGACACCTTGACCCGGGCCAGCTCCTCCTTGACCTTCGGCGTCAATGCCATGATTTCGCCGCCTTTCTAGGATGAGACAAGTCCGCCCAGGCTTCCCGCCCCCTGGTGATCAGAACATTGAAAACACAACGACCAGGGGTTTCAGCCACCTGTGCCAGTGCTGTTGGTTGTGCTGAGCCGCAGGTACCTGGATGGGTACCTGCCACAGGATTTTCCCCGGGGGGTGGGAAAGCTCGGGCGTTAATACCCTCCAATCCTAGCGCTCCCGGAAATTATGCATCAGGGCGGTCGCGAGTTTGGCGGGATCATGGCGTTCGGTCAGCCTGCCCTCAGCATCAACCTCACGCAGATCGTGATAGACCACCCGGGCGCCCAGTGTCTCCGCTGCCCGATCCAGGTAGCGCCGCTCACTGCTCTTCTGGGTGTGGGCATCATCAACCAGGATCCGGTCCAGCCGCAGGCCCGGGGCATGCTGGGAAAGCATGTGGATATGCCGTTCCAGGTTGAAGCCATTGGTCTCGCCATTGTCGGAGCTGAGGTTGAGGACGACCACACGCTGCGCCTCGCTCTCCTTGATGGCCTGCACCACCGCCGGGATCAACAGATGCGGGATAACACTGCTGAACCAGGAACCCGGGCCGAGCGTGAGCAGATCAGCGCTGAGGATCGCCTGGATGGCCTCCGGGCTGGGCATCGGATCATGCGGGATGAGACGCACCCGACGCACCGACCCCGGGGTGGTGGCCACCGCGACCTGGCCGCGGACCTGCAACATCACCCGCGGGTCGTCGTCAAGCCCGGAGACATCCGCCTCAATCTCGAGGGGCTCATTGCACACCGGCAGCACCCGGCCACAGGAGTCGGTGAGCTGGGCGACGGCGTCCAGTGCCTGCTGCTCACTGCCCAGCACCTCGGTCAGGCCGGCGATCAGCAGGTTACCCACCGCATGCCCGGCCAAGGCTCCGGTACCGCCGAAACGGTGCTGCAGGGTCTTGGCCCAGGTGACTCCCTGCGTGGTCTCATTGGACAGCGCGGCCAAAGCCATTCGCAGGTCCCCCGGAGGGATGATGCCCAGTTCGCGGCGGATGCGCCCTGAAGAGCCCCCGTCATCGGCGACTGTGACCACGGCGGAGATCTTCTCCGGCCGACACATTCGCGCCGCGAGCAGAGTCTGATAAAGGCCGTGTCCGCCACCGAGGCTGGTGATGGCGGAGGGCACTGCGGGGTCCATGGTCACTGTTGAGTCGACCTTTCTAACTTGGTTCAGGCCTGGGTGTCCCAAACCTTAGTTGTTCAGGTCGCGGTGCAGAACATTGATGTCGAGTTCGTCGATCTCGCGGAGACGGCGCCCGATTTCTTCGGAGACCGCCACTGAACGGTGATGCCCACCGGTACAGCCGATGGAGACGGTGATGAAATTCTTACCTTCGTGACGATACCCCGCGAGCATCGCACTGAACATTTCCACGAAACTCCGGATGAAGGGTTCGGCCCCCTCCCGACTGAGGACATAATCCGAGACCGGAGCGTCGACGCCACGGTAGGGACGCAGCTCCGGAACCCAGAAAGGATTGGGGAGAAAACGCACGTCAAGGGTGATATCGGCATCCTTGGGGGCGCCGTGTTTGAAACCGAAGGACTGCAGCGTGACATGCTGGCGGGGATTGCCCACATTATCGAAACTGGACTCGATGGCGCGACGGAGATCATGGACCGAAAGATCGGAGGTGTGGATCACCACATCCGCCTCCTCCTTGATGGGGAGCAGGGCATTGCGCTCCCGGGTGATGCCGTGCTGGAGGGTGTCCACCCCCTGCAGGGGGTGGGTGCGCCGCACATTGTCGAAACGACTGATCAGCACCTCATCCCGGGCCTCCATGAACACGATCGTCGGGGCCATACCGCGCTCATGCAGCTCCGCCAACGTCTGCTGCAGACTGCCCTTGAACATTCTCGAACGGACATCAGTGACCACGGCGACGCGCTCCACCGGTGAGTCCGGTTCCGAACACATCTCCAGCAGGTCCAGAATCAGTGCCGGCGGCAGGTTGTGGGCGACATACCAGCCCTTGTCCTCGAACACCTTCGCGGCGCTACTGAGGCCTGCCCCGGACATTCCGGTGATCAGGACGGGAGGAGTGCTGAAACGCTGCGGCACCGCTGCCGAGGTCTTATGAATCATGACCCCCATATTAACCACTGTTGAATACCCCGCCGGACCGTTTCCACCCCCGCTTATCGCCGACCCCCCGAAACCCGGGGCAGGTGTTCATTCCCCGGGGTGCAGGTTCCGGTACACCGACTCCGCCAGCTTCGGCCCGAAACCCTTCACCTCCGCGATCTCCTCCACCGTGGCTTCCTTGAGCTTCTTCACCGAGCCGAAGTGCTTGACCAGATCGGTGCGGCGCACCTGGCCCAGGCCCGGGATGCCATCAAGTTCGGAGACCCGCATCCGTTTGGAACGCTGCTGGCGGTGGTAGGTGATGGCGAAGCGGTGCGCCTCATCACGGATCTGCTGCAGCAGGAAGAGCGCCTGGGAATTACGCGGCAGGATCACCGGGTCCTCATCCCCGGGCAGCCACACCTCCTCCAGTCGCTTGGCCAGACCGATGAGCATGACATCGATGATGCCGAGCTCATCGAAGACCTTCTGGGCGGCGGCGACCTGCGGGGCACCACCATCAACGATATAAAGCTGCGGGGGGTAGGCAAAGCGACGGGTGTCCGTGCTCATCTCCTCCACCTGCTCGTCCTCGAAAGTGGAGCCATCGAACTCCTCAGCCTCCGGTACCGCCAACTTATCGCGGTTGTGCCGCAGGAAA is a genomic window containing:
- the gap gene encoding type I glyceraldehyde-3-phosphate dehydrogenase produces the protein MTIRVGINGFGRIGRNFLRAALQRSEDLEVVAVNDLTDNKTLRTLLQFDSILGRLDQAVEFDDESITVGGKRIAVSAERDPKNLDWAAHNVDIVIESTGFFTDGEAAKAHIEAGAKKVIISAPAKNEDATFVYGVNHQDYDPANHNVISAASCTTNCLAPVAKVLNDKFGIVNGLMTTIHAYTGDQRLHDAPHKDLRRARAAAQNIVPTSTGAAKAVALVLPELKGKLDGYALRVPVITGSATDLTFTTNSEVSVEAVNAAIKEAATGEFGETLAYTEEPLVSTDIITDPHGSIFDSGLTKVSGNTVKVVAWYDNEWGYTCQLLRLTELVASKL
- the whiA gene encoding DNA-binding protein WhiA, coding for MALTPKVKEELARVKVSRHSARAAEVAALLRFSGGLHIINGHLVVEAELDSQLVAERLASALRELYEVNVHLHTISPGGVRKTTRYVLRVTEGADDLVRRVGLVTRSGHPVLGLPPQVISGSVSDNEAAWRGAFLAHGSLSEPGRSSTLEVACPCQEAALALVGCARRLGIAAKTKETRGSDRVVIRDGDAIGALLTRMGAQQVRLEWEEKRLHREVRATANRLANFDDANLRRSARAAVAAAARVERAMSILGDDVPEHLAEAGQLRVQHRQASLEELGRLADPQMTKDAVAGRIRRLLSMADKRAEELDIPDTSKAVTEDLLDQA
- a CDS encoding gluconeogenesis factor YvcK family protein; the encoded protein is MDPAVPSAITSLGGGHGLYQTLLAARMCRPEKISAVVTVADDGGSSGRIRRELGIIPPGDLRMALAALSNETTQGVTWAKTLQHRFGGTGALAGHAVGNLLIAGLTEVLGSEQQALDAVAQLTDSCGRVLPVCNEPLEIEADVSGLDDDPRVMLQVRGQVAVATTPGSVRRVRLIPHDPMPSPEAIQAILSADLLTLGPGSWFSSVIPHLLIPAVVQAIKESEAQRVVVLNLSSDNGETNGFNLERHIHMLSQHAPGLRLDRILVDDAHTQKSSERRYLDRAAETLGARVVYHDLREVDAEGRLTERHDPAKLATALMHNFRER
- the rapZ gene encoding RNase adapter RapZ, producing the protein MIHKTSAAVPQRFSTPPVLITGMSGAGLSSAAKVFEDKGWYVAHNLPPALILDLLEMCSEPDSPVERVAVVTDVRSRMFKGSLQQTLAELHERGMAPTIVFMEARDEVLISRFDNVRRTHPLQGVDTLQHGITRERNALLPIKEEADVVIHTSDLSVHDLRRAIESSFDNVGNPRQHVTLQSFGFKHGAPKDADITLDVRFLPNPFWVPELRPYRGVDAPVSDYVLSREGAEPFIRSFVEMFSAMLAGYRHEGKNFITVSIGCTGGHHRSVAVSEEIGRRLREIDELDINVLHRDLNN